From one Humulus lupulus chromosome 8, drHumLupu1.1, whole genome shotgun sequence genomic stretch:
- the LOC133796078 gene encoding exosome complex component RRP45B-like has translation MKTLSLSFPSRSPRSLFPDPSPSLSLSCSKHQQLWGLQLRRRGARLQQRWRSTGLTEANTWRLTVNEKKFIENALLSDLRVDNHHPFDYRNLIITFGKEDGSAEVHLGQTHVMGFFTGQLVQPYRDRSNEGLLSIFTEFSPMVDPSFEPGRPSEATVELVCIMDRGLRESRVVDTESLCVLPGKLVWAIRIDLHILDNGGNLVDTANIAALAALMTFWRPECSFGYLYVGFAVN, from the exons ATGAAAACCCTATCTCTTTCCTTTCCCAGCCGCTCTCCCCGCTCACTCTTCCCCGatccctctccttctctctctctctcctgctcGAAACACCAGCAGCTGTGGGGGCTTCAACTACGACGGCGAGGGGCGAGGCTTCAACAACGATGGAGGTCGACGGGGCTGACAGAGGCCAATACATGGCGTCTCACAGTCAATGAGAAGAAATTTATCGAGAACGCTCTTCTCTCCGACCTCCGAGTTGACAATCACCATCCATTCGACTACCGCAATCTCATCATCACCTTCGGCAAGGAGGATGGCTCGGCGGAGGTGCATCTGGGCCAAACCCATGTCATGGGATTTTTCACGGGCCAGCTGGTTCAGCCCTACCGTGACCGCTCCAACGAGGGCTTGCTTTCCATCTTCACCGAGTTCTCCCCCATGGTTGACCCTTCCTTCGAGCCAGGCCGCCCCAGCGAGGCTACTGTTGAGCTCGTCTGCATTATGGACCGTGGCCTAAG AGAAAGCAGGGTTGTTGACACTGAATCGCTTTGTGTTCTTCCAGGAAAATTGGTTTGGGCCATCCGTATTGACCTCCATATTCTAGATAATGGAGG AAACCTTGTGGATACTGCAAATATTGCTGCTTTGGCTGCTCTCATGACGTTTTGGAGGCCTGAATGCTCATTTGGATATTTGTATGTGGGTTTTGCTGTTAATTGA